One stretch of Streptomyces sp. NBC_00443 DNA includes these proteins:
- the rpsS gene encoding 30S ribosomal protein S19 produces MPRSLKKGPFVDDHLIKKVEGQNEAGTKNVIKTWSRRSMIVPAMLGHTLAVHNGKTHIPVFVTESMVGHKLGEFSPTRTFRGHVKDDRKSKRR; encoded by the coding sequence ATGCCGCGCAGTCTCAAGAAGGGGCCCTTCGTCGACGACCACCTGATCAAGAAGGTGGAAGGACAGAACGAAGCAGGCACCAAGAACGTCATCAAGACCTGGTCCCGTCGCTCCATGATCGTGCCGGCCATGCTCGGCCACACGCTCGCGGTGCACAACGGCAAGACCCACATCCCGGTGTTCGTCACCGAGTCGATGGTCGGCCACAAGCTCGGCGAGTTCTCGCCGACGCGCACCTTCCGGGGTCACGTCAAGGACGACCGGAAG